A window from Candidatus Cloacimonas sp. encodes these proteins:
- a CDS encoding phosphate/phosphite/phosphonate ABC transporter substrate-binding protein, translating to MSKKYILLAFAALLILGCGNQESRLEKANRKLGAKQNPVKMFFVPSLEAGKVVSSGEAIAKYLEEETKLHFKVAVPTSYAAVIEALGTYQADIAWLPTYAYILAKQKYDAKVQLMTVRNGLNKYRGQFVARSDSKIKSIQDIQGKVIAYTDAASTSGYIYPSAVLKQKGITPKDYFFAGGHPQAILAVYSGRADVGCSYWSPPDSTGKPMDAREKLLETNSDIFDKVKIIGYTDWIPNDTVTFRKDLPPELEGIIVQALHRFAQSSEGKKVLKALYDIDGLEYATDMDYEVVRTTLKAMNMDPADLLK from the coding sequence ATGTCAAAAAAATATATACTCCTTGCCTTTGCAGCATTATTGATACTGGGTTGTGGGAATCAAGAAAGTCGTTTGGAAAAAGCAAATCGCAAGCTTGGCGCCAAACAAAATCCCGTTAAAATGTTTTTTGTTCCTTCTCTCGAAGCAGGAAAAGTAGTTTCCAGCGGTGAAGCAATTGCCAAATATTTGGAAGAAGAAACGAAACTGCATTTCAAAGTAGCCGTCCCTACAAGTTATGCGGCTGTTATAGAAGCACTGGGAACCTACCAAGCAGATATTGCTTGGCTTCCTACTTATGCTTATATTTTAGCTAAGCAGAAATACGATGCCAAAGTTCAATTAATGACGGTTCGCAATGGCTTGAACAAATATCGCGGACAATTTGTAGCACGAAGCGATAGTAAGATAAAATCCATACAGGATATTCAAGGCAAAGTAATTGCCTATACGGATGCTGCCTCCACCTCCGGCTACATCTATCCTTCTGCCGTTCTTAAACAAAAGGGAATCACTCCCAAGGACTATTTTTTTGCCGGAGGTCATCCCCAAGCAATTTTAGCCGTTTATAGCGGCAGAGCAGATGTTGGATGCAGTTATTGGTCTCCTCCAGATTCTACAGGTAAGCCAATGGACGCCAGAGAAAAACTCTTAGAAACCAATTCGGACATTTTCGATAAGGTGAAAATTATTGGCTATACGGATTGGATTCCCAATGACACTGTTACTTTTCGTAAAGACCTTCCTCCCGAACTGGAAGGCATAATTGTGCAAGCCCTACATCGCTTTGCTCAAAGTTCTGAAGGGAAAAAGGTTTTGAAAGCACTTTACGATATCGACGGTTTGGAATATGCCACGGATATGGATTATGAAGTAGTTCGCACCACTCTGAAAGCAATGAATATGGATCCTGCCGATTTATTAAAATGA